The sequence CCGGATGCCCACCAAGTTAGCCCAAGTGAGTCAAATCTACAGTAATCTCAGTGCATTTGCGGCGCTCAAGCAAGATGGCACTGTGGTGGCGTGGGGCGATGCAGACTGTGGTGGCGATATCAATAACGCCCAAGAGCCTCTGGTTAATGTAAAACGGTTGTATGCGGCTGAGGATACCTGCGGCTTTGCAGCATTAACCCATGACGACAAACTTATCCCTTGGGGAATGGGGGATGAATTTATGCCCTGGACTCGAGGAGTGAGACCTGTACTGAATGATGTGCGCGATTTTGTTATGGCTAAGGGGCTTTATGCAGCCATTAAGCAAGATGGAAGTGTCGTAAGTTGGTCTTTTGAAGATGCAGCTACTGCCGAGCTAAGCTCTGGTAAACACGCCGCGCCTGCGATGACGAATGTCGTGTCTGTATCTGTTAACTATCGTGCTTTTGCCGCCTTAAAACGGGATGGGACAGTAGTGACATGGGGGCAGGCTGATTATGGTGGCGATAGTCGCCAAGTGGCCTCAGAGCTTAACAATGTGAAACTACTCTATGCTAACAATAATGCTTTTACCGCGATGACAGCGACGGGCAGGTTGGTCTCATGGGGTAGGGTAAGAGCGGATCAAAAAGGCCGTGAGCAAGTGGCAAAGCTTAGCCAATTAATGCCAGCCGTAAAAGTGGTTAATACTGATAATGGCTTTGCGGCGCTGTTGGCGGATGGCAGTGTTTATACATGGGGGGAGGGGGAGTTAACAGAATATCATGTTCCATTTCCTGCTCGCTTATCTCACCCAAATCGCGCCAATAAAGTGATTGATATTTTTGCAAATCATGACGCGTTTGCCGCCTTAACCATCAGTCGACAACTTATCGTTTGGGGTAATAAATTCCATGGTGCTGATACGTCAGTTCTTAAGGATAAGTTGCAAAGCGTGCATCAGGTTTATCCCTTTGATAAGGGATTTGTCGCGCTACGTGGGGATAATACGGCTATCGCTTGGGAAGGATGGGAATTGGTAGAAAAGCAG is a genomic window of Shewanella putrefaciens containing:
- a CDS encoding RCC1 domain-containing protein, with protein sequence MEKKQVSWVGVALAIFALGHVVNLIIDKQDSEISPELKQQISDTILAHRPPSSANNFFTATPDNLQVADDSTKIRMPTKLAQVSQIYSNLSAFAALKQDGTVVAWGDADCGGDINNAQEPLVNVKRLYAAEDTCGFAALTHDDKLIPWGMGDEFMPWTRGVRPVLNDVRDFVMAKGLYAAIKQDGSVVSWSFEDAATAELSSGKHAAPAMTNVVSVSVNYRAFAALKRDGTVVTWGQADYGGDSRQVASELNNVKLLYANNNAFTAMTATGRLVSWGRVRADQKGREQVAKLSQLMPAVKVVNTDNGFAALLADGSVYTWGEGELTEYHVPFPARLSHPNRANKVIDIFANHDAFAALTISRQLIVWGNKFHGADTSVLKDKLQSVHQVYPFDKGFVALRGDNTAIAWEGWELVEKQPRYQEVTQVSKVVTYEREFAFLKQDGTVVDGHSGPKTDITQATDIFPTGLGFTVKHQDGSIAVWMGDDSAVTLDKQAVDLSQMRDIRSNLLDAIALMADGTVQAWNMMGFSEQATQ